One Terriglobia bacterium DNA segment encodes these proteins:
- a CDS encoding S41 family peptidase, with translation MTKRVRLVVIFISSLVVFYVIIGGVLGRGSTDQGEKSYQDLGVYSQVLSRIQQEYVTQPNLKNVTKGAIRGLLEALDPYSTYFTPAEYQEYVQHPDPGPASVGIYLSKRMGFATVVSVLPGSPAEKAGINPGDLIDEVNEQRIREFSVVQIDRLLDGTPGTTVSVSVIKGTQGEPEKVTLTRQILKNAPLVAKTIGPDTAYVRVPTFDQGKSDEVAAQLKQLISSGDNKIVLDLRDCAGGTESEGEKAANLFLDHGLITYLYGQRYPRKEVVAQASDQITKLPLVVLINQSTAGPGEIVAGAILDNKRGDVVGVTSFGVGVYQKLIPVGDGSALLLSVAKYYTPDGKPIPGNGITPNVMQAAENEAAAESGETETAPPKFGGPDDKQLQKALEILNGKTVSPKSARVWLPGKAVIPSALHNPTLLAEYSPRP, from the coding sequence ATGACAAAGCGCGTCCGTCTGGTAGTGATCTTCATTTCCTCACTAGTGGTTTTTTACGTCATCATTGGGGGAGTGCTTGGCCGCGGCAGCACCGACCAGGGCGAGAAGTCTTACCAAGACCTCGGTGTCTACAGCCAGGTCCTCTCGAGAATCCAGCAGGAGTACGTAACCCAACCCAACCTGAAGAATGTCACCAAGGGCGCCATCCGAGGCTTGCTGGAAGCGCTTGACCCCTACAGCACTTATTTCACCCCTGCGGAATATCAGGAATACGTGCAACACCCCGACCCAGGGCCCGCGAGCGTGGGGATTTACCTCTCGAAGAGGATGGGATTTGCGACGGTTGTATCTGTGCTGCCGGGTAGTCCGGCGGAAAAGGCCGGGATTAATCCGGGCGATCTGATTGATGAAGTGAACGAGCAGCGCATTCGCGAATTTTCCGTGGTCCAGATCGATCGTCTGTTGGACGGCACGCCAGGGACAACGGTTTCAGTGTCTGTGATTAAGGGGACCCAAGGCGAGCCTGAAAAAGTCACTTTGACCCGGCAAATTCTCAAGAACGCTCCGTTGGTGGCCAAAACGATTGGTCCCGATACCGCCTATGTGCGAGTTCCTACGTTTGATCAAGGAAAGTCTGACGAAGTTGCCGCGCAGCTCAAGCAGCTTATCAGTAGTGGAGACAACAAGATCGTTCTCGATTTGAGGGACTGCGCTGGCGGGACCGAAAGCGAGGGCGAAAAGGCGGCAAACCTCTTTCTTGATCACGGGCTGATAACCTACCTCTACGGTCAGCGCTACCCGCGGAAAGAGGTTGTCGCGCAGGCTTCAGACCAGATCACAAAGCTGCCGCTGGTGGTGCTGATTAACCAATCCACGGCTGGCCCGGGCGAAATAGTTGCCGGCGCCATCCTCGACAACAAGCGCGGCGACGTGGTGGGCGTCACAAGCTTCGGAGTGGGGGTTTACCAGAAACTTATTCCTGTGGGTGATGGATCTGCGCTGCTGCTCTCTGTGGCCAAATACTACACGCCCGACGGCAAGCCCATTCCCGGCAACGGTATTACTCCGAACGTGATGCAGGCTGCTGAAAATGAAGCCGCGGCCGAATCCGGAGAAACAGAAACCGCTCCTCCCAAGTTCGGCGGCCCCGACGACAAGCAGCTTCAGAAGGCCCTTGAAATTCTCAACGGAAAAACCGTGTCGCCGAAGTCTGCGCGCGTGTGGCTCCCTGGCAAAGCCGTGATTCCATCTGCGCTTCATAACCCTACGTTGCTGGCGGAGTATTCACCGCGTCCGTAA
- a CDS encoding carbon-nitrogen hydrolase family protein: MKVAAVQMDVKILANDRNLARVVEHLERAVREGAELVVFPECALSGYCFTSRAEALPAAESIPGPSTDKLAAAARRLGTSLVIGMMERAGDELYNSAAVITPEGLQGVHRKLHLPYLGIDRYNGLGDAPFRVFQAGQAKIGVNICYDCSFPESGRVLKLNGAQILAIPTNWPVGSDTWAHIPKVRAIENHMYVAAADRVGEERGFRFAGHSQIIDVTGAVLVEAGETEETILYADIEPALADVNRVVRIAGEWEYDRIAARRPEMYDPITRPK, from the coding sequence ATGAAAGTCGCCGCAGTCCAGATGGACGTCAAAATCCTCGCGAACGACCGCAACCTCGCCAGGGTGGTTGAGCACCTGGAGCGCGCCGTGCGCGAAGGCGCAGAGCTGGTGGTCTTCCCGGAGTGCGCTCTTTCGGGCTACTGCTTCACCAGCCGCGCCGAGGCCCTGCCCGCCGCCGAATCCATCCCCGGCCCCTCGACGGACAAGCTGGCCGCAGCGGCCAGGCGCCTGGGAACATCCCTTGTGATCGGTATGATGGAACGCGCCGGCGACGAACTTTATAACTCCGCGGCGGTGATCACTCCGGAGGGTCTTCAGGGAGTGCATCGCAAGCTCCACCTGCCCTATCTGGGCATCGACCGCTACAATGGGCTGGGCGACGCCCCGTTCAGGGTGTTCCAGGCCGGGCAGGCGAAGATCGGAGTCAACATTTGCTACGATTGCAGCTTTCCCGAGTCCGGCCGCGTGCTCAAGCTCAACGGCGCGCAGATTCTGGCCATTCCCACCAACTGGCCTGTGGGTTCCGATACCTGGGCGCACATCCCCAAAGTCCGCGCCATTGAAAACCACATGTACGTTGCTGCCGCCGACCGCGTGGGCGAGGAGCGCGGCTTCCGCTTTGCCGGCCACTCCCAGATCATCGACGTTACCGGCGCCGTGCTGGTGGAAGCCGGCGAAACCGAAGAGACTATCCTCTACGCTGACATAGAACCTGCGCTGGCCGACGTGAACCGCGTGGTGCGGATTGCCGGCGAATGGGAGTACGACCGCATCGCCGCCCGCCGCCCCGAGATGTACGATCCCATCACGCGACCCAAATAG
- a CDS encoding glycosyl hydrolase, with translation MVQIDSELSPEKLRPRLERLFELSAAKIRSIEQAWDPTSGPPVVTAKGRYQPREWTDWTRGFQYGSALLQFDATGEAWFLECGREGTRKWMESYITHTGVHDHGFNIVSTYGNLARLAREGKFQATQPEQDYYRLALKSSGAVQAARWARTCDGGGYIYSFNGAHSMFVDTIRSLRSLAIAHRLGYALHEESDLRVSLLERLVQHATATARYAIYYGEGRDHYDVRGRVAHESLFNAKDGRYRCPNVQQGYSPFTTWTRGLAWAILGFAEQLEFIHTLPEEEFDELGGLDKIDAMMLRAAEATTDFYLEQTPTDGVPYWDTGAPGLVKLGDYLSRPSDPFNEYEPVDSSAASIAAQGLWRLGQYLERGPQRAEQGRRYRQAALTVARTLLAEPYLSTDAGHQGLILHSIYHRPRGWDYVPEGRRAPCGESCMWGDYHARELALVLLREARQEQGLYFFNV, from the coding sequence ATGGTCCAGATCGATTCTGAACTCTCGCCTGAGAAGCTTCGCCCCAGGCTCGAGCGGTTGTTTGAACTCTCGGCCGCAAAAATCCGCTCCATCGAGCAGGCATGGGACCCCACTTCCGGTCCGCCCGTGGTGACGGCGAAAGGCCGCTACCAGCCGCGCGAGTGGACCGACTGGACGCGAGGCTTTCAGTACGGGTCGGCGCTGCTGCAGTTTGACGCCACCGGCGAGGCGTGGTTCCTCGAGTGCGGGCGCGAAGGCACCCGGAAGTGGATGGAAAGCTATATTACGCACACCGGCGTCCACGATCACGGCTTCAACATCGTCAGCACCTACGGCAATCTTGCGCGGCTGGCCCGCGAAGGCAAATTCCAGGCGACGCAGCCGGAGCAGGATTACTACAGGCTGGCGCTCAAATCGAGCGGCGCGGTGCAGGCGGCCCGCTGGGCGCGAACTTGCGACGGCGGCGGATACATCTACTCGTTCAACGGCGCGCATTCGATGTTTGTGGATACCATTCGCTCGCTGCGTTCGTTGGCCATCGCGCACCGGCTCGGCTATGCGCTTCACGAGGAATCAGACCTCCGCGTCTCGCTGCTGGAACGCCTGGTGCAGCACGCCACCGCCACCGCCCGGTATGCCATTTATTACGGTGAAGGCCGCGACCACTATGATGTGCGCGGGCGCGTGGCGCACGAATCGCTGTTCAACGCAAAAGACGGCCGTTATCGCTGCCCCAATGTTCAGCAGGGATATTCGCCCTTCACCACCTGGACGCGCGGCCTGGCGTGGGCCATTCTCGGCTTTGCCGAACAACTGGAATTCATCCACACGCTGCCTGAGGAAGAATTTGATGAGCTTGGCGGGCTCGATAAGATTGATGCCATGATGCTCCGCGCTGCCGAGGCAACTACTGACTTTTATCTTGAGCAGACGCCTACTGACGGCGTTCCTTACTGGGACACGGGCGCGCCCGGCCTTGTAAAACTCGGTGATTACCTTTCGCGGCCGAGCGATCCCTTTAATGAATACGAGCCGGTGGATAGCTCCGCCGCTTCGATTGCCGCGCAGGGATTGTGGCGGCTGGGCCAATACCTCGAACGGGGGCCGCAGCGCGCGGAACAGGGCAGGCGCTACCGGCAGGCAGCGCTGACGGTGGCGCGAACGCTGCTGGCGGAACCTTACCTTTCAACAGACGCCGGGCATCAGGGGCTGATCCTCCATTCCATCTATCACCGGCCGAGGGGCTGGGACTATGTGCCGGAAGGACGCAGGGCGCCGTGCGGCGAATCCTGCATGTGGGGCGACTATCACGCGCGCGAACTGGCGCTGGTGCTGTTGCGCGAAGCTCGGCAGGAGCAGGGGCTGTATTTCTTCAACGTTTGA
- a CDS encoding 3-ketoacyl-ACP reductase, giving the protein MFPEYPAALVTGGSRGIGRGICLSLARAGFGVAINYASSAAAAEECRRLCLEAAPGSKKTKFETVQADISKRDGRARLVEFITKGQGWIDLLINNAGVAPEVRADLLEATEESFDRLIAINLKGPYFLTQAVANYWLPRLQNLPTERTRPRVINISSLSAYAASINRGDYCISKAGLAMATQLYAARLAEYGIHVYEVRPGIIRTDMTAGVQEKYDRMIAEGLTPIARWGTPEDVGRAVAAIAQGDLPFSTGEVINVDGGFHLRRL; this is encoded by the coding sequence ATGTTTCCGGAATATCCGGCCGCCCTGGTGACGGGCGGTTCTCGAGGCATTGGCCGGGGGATTTGTCTCAGCCTGGCCCGCGCGGGGTTCGGCGTGGCGATCAACTATGCATCGAGCGCCGCGGCCGCGGAAGAGTGCAGGCGGTTGTGCCTTGAGGCTGCGCCCGGCTCGAAAAAGACAAAGTTTGAGACTGTCCAGGCGGACATTTCCAAACGGGATGGCCGGGCACGCCTGGTCGAATTTATTACAAAAGGGCAGGGCTGGATTGATCTGCTGATCAACAACGCCGGCGTAGCTCCCGAAGTGCGCGCCGATCTGCTGGAGGCCACCGAAGAGAGCTTTGACCGCCTGATCGCCATCAACCTGAAAGGGCCTTACTTTCTGACTCAGGCCGTAGCCAATTACTGGCTCCCCAGGCTTCAAAATCTTCCCACTGAGCGCACAAGGCCCAGGGTCATTAACATCTCTTCGCTTTCGGCCTATGCAGCCAGCATCAATCGCGGAGACTATTGCATCAGCAAAGCCGGCCTCGCGATGGCCACGCAACTCTATGCCGCGCGCCTGGCCGAATACGGCATCCATGTTTATGAGGTGCGTCCGGGCATCATCCGAACCGACATGACCGCTGGCGTCCAGGAGAAATACGACCGCATGATCGCGGAGGGTCTCACTCCCATTGCCCGATGGGGAACGCCGGAGGACGTGGGCCGCGCGGTTGCCGCCATCGCACAGGGCGATCTTCCGTTTTCAACTGGTGAAGTGATTAATGTGGACGGAGGCTTCCACCTCCGCCGCCTGTAG
- a CDS encoding SDR family NAD(P)-dependent oxidoreductase encodes MAILDQFRLDGKTALVTGCRRGIGKAIALGLAEAGADIIGVSRSMETSGSTIEREVLARARKFKGYACDFADRKALYALIEQLAIDFPAIDILVNNAGTILRKPATEYPDQYWDVTMEVNLNSQFILTREVGKRMVERGKGKVIFIASLLTFQGGILVPGYAASKGGIGQLTKALANEWAGKGVQVNAIAPGYVSTDNTSALRNDPIRNKAILERIPAGRWGEPEDLQGMTVFLASSASDYVNGSVFTLDGGWMAR; translated from the coding sequence ATGGCTATCCTTGACCAATTCAGGCTGGACGGAAAAACCGCACTCGTGACCGGCTGTCGCCGTGGCATCGGCAAGGCGATTGCTCTGGGCCTGGCGGAAGCCGGAGCCGACATCATCGGGGTCAGCCGTTCCATGGAAACTTCCGGCAGCACGATTGAGCGCGAAGTTCTCGCCCGCGCACGCAAGTTCAAAGGCTACGCCTGCGATTTTGCCGACCGCAAGGCGCTCTATGCGCTGATCGAACAACTGGCAATAGATTTTCCCGCCATCGACATTCTCGTGAACAATGCCGGAACAATTCTTCGCAAACCTGCAACCGAATATCCCGACCAATATTGGGACGTCACCATGGAAGTCAACCTGAACTCCCAATTCATTCTGACTCGTGAAGTTGGCAAGCGCATGGTCGAAAGAGGAAAGGGCAAAGTCATCTTCATCGCCTCGCTGTTGACTTTTCAGGGCGGAATCCTGGTTCCAGGGTACGCGGCGAGCAAGGGAGGAATCGGCCAACTCACCAAGGCCCTGGCCAACGAATGGGCCGGCAAGGGCGTCCAGGTAAACGCGATCGCTCCGGGTTATGTCAGCACGGACAATACCTCTGCACTGAGGAATGATCCCATTCGCAACAAGGCCATCCTTGAACGCATTCCGGCAGGAAGATGGGGAGAACCCGAGGACCTTCAGGGCATGACAGTCTTTCTTGCCTCCTCAGCTTCCGACTACGTGAACGGGTCTGTGTTCACGTTGGACGGAGGCTGGATGGCAAGATAG